CCTGTTTTGAAAACTATACATAATTTTATCACAAGAAAATGTAAACTTTTTGCAAACCAATTGAATAACGACAACTTTTAAATTCTCTCgttgtacaaagggtcattgtactcagaaaaataagctttatcgttgtgaacaataatatcacaaatttaagcttcatttaaggacccaattgtcccgtgaaagaagtcacccaatttaaatgtgccaattgtatgtatgtatgtatgtatgtatgtatgatccccatacccgcaggcaacttggtcctgaaacacatgtgagcgctaggtgaacaattcgatcatcttttactccataatctgtacacccacgtgcataagtttttttgcacgaattttaatgctacaaataccggcgcataaaataaaatggtttcccttttccctccccaagcgccggaaatttgtagcgggtgtagggacacttcgcatagacgcccttgctcccatcatgtcactgagggtatggagcgacgagaaattaataagcatgccccctagtcgaaccttcattagagaagcaggcaatccacaactcacagcgaacgaccaaaggaacaccctaccgcgtatatagtaataATTTTGGCGTAGATGTCTTGATtgatgtgtgtgtatgtcagaATAAATGAAAGAATGAATGTCTTATAAAAGGAACAAGCTCACCAGATTCTTCAAAACCAGCTTCTCTTCAAACGTCTTCAGGCTTATGACAACAACGAACGCCAGACTTGCTAGGGAATGCACGAGCCGTCCAATCCATGATTAAGTGCACTCCAAACACCACCGGAAACAGACAGCATATAAGGGCTTCACGGCATTAGCTTTGAATTCAACTCGCATGCCTGAGCTGCACCGAAATGGGCTGAGGAATTCATaaataagcaaacaaaaaaaaaccaaaacaaacaaaaaagttagtGTACgcaaaacaataataataataataataataataataatcataataattagaaaaaaaaaaacaaagtaagACAAAAAGGTCGCGAAAAACTTCAGATATAATCTTTTAACGGTACACAACAACCAGAGCAATTACACCAAGATTTTGTTAAACACATTCTGGTAACTTCAAAACTATGATAACTATAGttataatttttcattcatCCCCAAAAGTACTGTTTACAAAACAATTGACCACAATGTTTGACTATTTTaccaatcaattttttttaggattgggttcgtaagtttgacaGTATTAGAATCTGAAGACTACAACttccttgagaaaaaaaaaaaaaaaacaaaacaaaacaaaaaaaaaacaaaaaggacCTTCTGTTACCAAGCAGTAAATGAATAAGAAATAATTGCAACCCGCATAAAGATTTCTGATGaacttacagtaaattttaacgttacaaaacgataaaatatattgtcattttgacagtgttttaacagtagacagcatcgttttttaagataatttgcgtcgtattttgggattttaccataaaaaaggggggttgttatgcaccggtaccataaaaatttcgaaatttttccatacatttttttaccaaatacgacgcattttactgttaatctaatgttgcatttttcatccaaaaactcGTCCTGACTATAGAAATCATCAtacattaataataaaaacagcaagcattaCAATGCATTGCACAGTCAATTTACAGttcttcatggttttttatctaGTAAATGATGCGGTAAAAACTATATGCGGACAATAAAACTAATAAGCATTACAATGAATTACACAGTAAAATTATAATTCTTTATGGTTTATTCCCCACTAAATACTACTGTGAAAACTATTTTCGgacattaaaataaatagtaaataaagtaaattttacaGTAGTTTTATTGTTATTCATAGTATGTTATTTATATTCAACATTGAACcactttgtttatttgttcatgAATTGTTAACGCCTTCTTCAGCTTTTTGCAAATCGCCAAAAGGAATCCTTCCACGACGTTTTCTTTCGCtttcgattccgtttgaaacCCTCGATCGAGACCGGTTCCTGTTCCCCCTCGGGTGGGTGATGCCGTGGTGTGTTCAGTCTGTCCGCCGGTACCTTTTGTCGACTGGAGACTCCGGATTGATTTGCTGGTATTAATAAATGAGAAGAcaattaagttaagaaaaatcttaatttaaataatcaaaatctgGGGGATGAgacgagagaatgcgtaacgtgattttcgaatgagcacaagcgtgactttttctttgcacttgaataatttgttttgaaatcttcTGTGCGCATTTTTTTCCAAGTTTTCGGAAGACAAATAactgcgtcagaagtgggtgaaGTTTTGCGAAGTCGGTTTGGAACAAAATGTAAGCAAGAGCTCTAAGAAGTACAGTGCCCATTTTGAGACAAAGTACAAGTCTTAATAAATAACGTTTTGTACTAGAAAAAGCGAATCGTGCCCACAATTCGGGCGGAATCAATTGTTGGAGACGACCTCCGGATGAGCACTGAAAAGGGAGAAATAGCCAGTAGGAAGTGGGTTCATTGGAGAAAGAATGGCTCTACGACGACTTTACTGGTAATGGTTATGGTGATTCGGAGAATAATTACAAAAGGTTCGCTAtatcaaaagaaaaagaaaatcaacaaaCCATATTTggtttttacaataatttcccTAATGaatgattacaatacttgctgcTTCTGGCGAACAGTAAAATGGCTCCGCTTTGCAGTTCAAAACGGTTCCGCTTTTGAACCGCTCTATTCACCCCCCCAGATCAAAATTCTCAGATTTTATTCTGAGATTCTTAAATGCTTTTATTCaagatatttaaacaaaaactttggttattaaatttaaaatttatttaagccctttattttaaatttctcaaattatcaaatcaaatgcagactgtatttgaatttttgaacccacagtttctaatttaattttttataccgtcgttttttaattttgtattttcaggATTTGGGAGTTTTGAAATTGTAGAATTTcaatttgctttaaatttttaaattttcttttttcaagttttgaaaaaaaatatttaaatgtataattttcaaatgtttaaattgctaaatttcaaaatctaagaTATCTTAACTTTTGAATTCTTCATTTCGTTGATCAAGCTTCCGTGTCCCGTAATCAAATAGCTCCGCACCGTTGCAAATGCCTcctgtaaaagaaaaaaaataacaaaataaacttAAGAAAGTTACCCAAGCAGaccattgtttttttgcaagcagTTGACTTAGTCAAACTTTTcgacaccctcagcaaacgtcaaatcagtacAAACTGGTGCCGAATCTCTTCCAGAAAAGATCCGGCAATAATTtttatggtttgacgtttgcggaaagaatcttgaaaatttaaacaaatcacTTAATGCATCAGACCATGACAaacatctgctgctgctgcaggagGGGTTCCGCCATCTCCAAATTTCATGAAACGCCTGATATTTACATCCCGGAGCTCTTCTGATTCGTTGACGATTGAGGATCctgtaaaatagaaaaaaaaggtatttccTAAGAGGGCTATAAAAATGGGGCTGGATACActtcaaacgacgacgacggaacgTGTGAGCGGCATAAACAATCGGACGCGACTGGCAACTTCTTTCAAACCGTTTCGGAAGAAATTCCAAAACAtaaccacacacaaacactacaAACGTCGGCGATGACGATGCACAAATCTTGGACGCGATTGCCAACTTCTTTGGAACCGGAAGAAGTTCAAAAACACACGCACCCACACATGACCGACGACGGAATCTGGCACACATCCTGGACGTATCTGGCAACTTTTATCCAAACCGGTCCGGAAGGACGACGACAACAGAATCTGGCACAAATCCCGGACGCATCTGGTAACTTCTTCCAAACCGGTCCGGAAGAAGTACCAAAACACACGTACCTACTTCAAACGACGACGATGGCGACGGAATCTGCCCCAAATTGCGGACGCATTAATGTTCTTCACCGGTCCAAATACTCACCAAAAGTTGCTGACACTAATCTTCTTCTCCCTCCCGGATCAGTCACCCGGCAGATTTGACGCCGGGAGTTTGGTTTTTCACAAGCACACGCGATTTCATTtcgattaaaacttttgaaactgCGGCCAAACAAAACAGGATCGAACACGCATCGCGAGtgaaaaaatttgacagcttgctcAACCCGCTCAACCATGGTGCGTTCGTTTGGGAGCGTCGTACGGTTCAGGCGACGACGTCAGGTGTCATGGTGTGTTCGTTTTGGGATCCTTATTATTTTAtgccttttctttttttgagtaaaaatgttaaaatattaaaatgttaaaatgttaaaatattaaaatgttaaaatgttaaaatgttaaaatgttcaaatgttaaaatgttcaaatgttaaaatgttaaaatgttaaaatgttaaaatgttaaaatgttaaaatgttaaaatgttaaaatgttaaaattttaaaattttaaaatgttaaaatgttaaaatgttaaaatgttaaaatgttaaaatgtgaaaatgttaaaatgttaaaatgttaaaatgttaaaatgttaaaatgttaaaatgttaaaatgttaaaatgttaaattgttaaaaattttaaaatgttaaaatgttaaaatgttaaaatgttaaaatgttaaaatgttaaaatgttaaaatgttaaaatgttaaaatgttaaaatgttaaaatgttaaaatgttaaaatgttaaaatgttaaaatgttaaaatgttaaaatgttaaaatgttaaaatgttaaaatgttaaaatgttaaaatgttaaaatgttaaaatgttaaaatgttaaaatgttaaaatgttaaaatgttaaaatgttaaaatgttaaaatgttaaaatgttgaaatgttaaaatgttcaaatgttaaaatgttaaaatgttaaaatgttaaaatgttaaaatgttaaaatgttaaaatgttaaaatgttaaaatgttaaaatattaaaatgttaaaatgttaaaatgttaaaatgttaaaatgttaaaatgttaaaatgttaaaatgtttaaatgtttaaatgtttaaatgttgaaatgtttaaatgtttaaatgtttaaatgtttaaatgtattaatattttaatattttaatatattaataaattatagattaatatatcaatatattaataaattaatattttaataattcaatattttattatttgaatattttaatatattaatatatcaatatattaataaattaatattttaatatttttttttgtgagggaacagtaaaataattaatgttttaatgcttaagtttttaaaattgtttgatttgatttgagctTTTCACAAAATCGTTtgtgatgttttgtttttaaaatataactcgtttttaatacttttattacatgattcaaattattttaaaaaaatcgttcaaaaaagttcacactacgcaactataacattacaatgaacgtaatgtaacaaaaaaattggaaaaaatgcattatgagaTTTCCAATACAAAAACCATAAGATTTGCTATATTCATGCATTTTACGATAGTTTTATTGTTTCCATTTAtaacatttccaataacaaaaccttACAATTAGCTGTAACCATGAATTGTATAGTAGCTTCATCGCCATTCCAGTAAAGTTCGAAAAAGTCAACAATAAACTTACCATAAATATTGTAATATGTATTGTAATTGGATGGTTTTAACAGTGCAAATCATCATACATTTTTATGCGGGAAGAACATCAAAACTCTATGAACCAGCTAAACACACAAgatgtaaaattgttattacagtaaataaaataaattgaactaaatttgaaaatgataaaaaagaaaaaaaaaatattgcagaaACTATTTTGATAATTCCTAAATATACCAAACACTATTGAAGatagcaaatttttaaattgtaaaaagatacaacatttaaaacaaacaaataacaataaatttatGGCATTATCATAACtccaagaaaataaaataagattaaattttCTATGAAACTTCAATTTACTGAAATTGATGAAAGGAGTAGCCGACCAAGAACCATGAAGAAAATACTAGTTGTAAAGGTTTGTTAACAGTACTAGTCAATCGTTCATAACACCTGATGCAATATGCCGTCGTTATGACCACGATATCCCGGGAAAGAGGCCCACTGTGAATATTTCTGCAGATTAACAGTAAATGTGTGGTGAACACAGTCAAGAACCGTATCTGTACAGGGGAAAACGATACATCCAGAGCCTCAGCCCCTACCGGCAAAGCGCATTTCGCAGTACTAGGCCAACGTTCTTATACGCATACCATGAATGGAAGCAAAAAATACTAGTCAATCTTTCCCACGCCATACTTAATCAACCACTGTTATGACCACGTTATCTCGGAAAGGATCACCACTACATTTACCATAAGTGTGCAGCTACTATTTAGTAAGCATTGCCGAGCACCGTATCTACTAAGCAAAATTTGCGGTGCAGTACTAGAATTACGTTCCTGATCATGAACCAATACAAAAAGATCGAAGCATGCAGAATCATAAAcatagagaaagaaaaaaaatgcatatatctaaatgtatatatatatatatatatatataattaatatagaacaaaataaatcaaataaaacaaagaattaaaataacgccattaattataaatttaaaaaaaaccaaaaaataaaactttaataaagttaagtaaaaattaggaataatcaAAATATAGTATGGAAAAATAGGATAGTAACTGTAAATAAATGTTccttcaaacaaaacaaacaaaaaaatagtgaatgaaaaaaaacatgaaacatttttatgattttttaaattttttgcgtccAAAACTATTGTCGAAATCCTCCTCCTCACTACACTCGATTTGATAAATATGTTCTGCTTttcttttaactaaatttttatcATTGGCAAAACCAATCCAATCACTCTCAACCCACTCTGGATAGtgtttaaaaacttcaattatAGAATCACGCCAAGTAAATGAAGGTCTgccttttttctttttattcaaaCACAAATTTGCTGCTAACTTCAAAGGATGTAATGAGTCCCTTCTCTGAATGTGAGCCCAATAACAAATCTTTagaattcttataatttttactGCAGTTTTACCATCCAATAATTGTGATACTGATAATGAACTTGAAGGTCTATCACGACATGTGTTGAGGCCGCTCACTGCCGCGACGGGGTCGACACCATGCTGCTGTGTGGGAACGAACGCCGCGTCGACATCTCACGCGCGTGAGACGTGAGGAAGAAGGAAGAAACAATGACGAAACACACGAGCAGAGGGAcgacaaatcaaaacaaagtcACAACCCAAATTTATGAGCACAAGTTGGTCAGGGAAAAGAAAGTGGAGTGATTTTCGGATAATTAGGAGGAAGTTTGAGGATTAGGATTTTGATTTAGAATCGAGGATTCGGGAGAGGAGTTTGTGGGCCGGGTGAACAACAAGTAGACGGACACAAATTCGTAAgttgttatttaatttgaaacaaaCAGTGAAATAAATAACACAAAGTTCATGCAACACGAAACAGGAACCACACGCGGATAAATCCGGGTGGTGATTCACGGAGGGAGGACAAGACGGTTTAGGACGGAACAGGACAGAACCGCTGTCTTTGTACGAGTAAGTTCGAAACagataaacatgaaaaatataacaaacaaaaacatgcaaaatctgTACTAACATGTAAAACCGAACACGCTGTTAAACATAACCTAAAATTACAGCTACAACACAAACGTAGAACACAAATCCGGATCGGGTTGGACGGAAAACAGGAAACAAACAAATTGTAAGCACAATTACACACACACTACACACACATTGTACTAAACTTAAATCTAATTTGCAGCTTTGATCTGCCTTAAATAAATTGGGCTGATTCGCAAGGAGGTTTATTTCCGTTGGCGTCCAGAACATCATCAAAGAATTTGTTTCCGGCGTGGAACGGTTCAGGATGGCCCCCAAACCCAAGCCGGATGTTCTAGCCGACTGCGTAGTCTGCGGCAAACCGAAGGGTGACGACGCTGAGACGGTGGAGTGCGAAGCTTGCCGGCTTTGGGCACATTTGGCGTGCGCTGGAGAAACGGGAAAAGTTGAGAACTACTTTTGCCCGAACTGTTCTCAGTCGCTGCAAGTGCCAAAGACCCGGAAGAACGCCAAGAAGCCGAAAAGCG
This is a stretch of genomic DNA from Culex pipiens pallens isolate TS chromosome 1, TS_CPP_V2, whole genome shotgun sequence. It encodes these proteins:
- the LOC120430036 gene encoding uncharacterized protein LOC120430036 isoform X1 codes for the protein MVERVEQAVKFFHSRCVFDPVLFGRSFKSFNRNEIACACEKPNSRRQICRVTDPGGRRRLVSATFGSSIVNESEELRDVNIRRFMKFGDGGTPPAAAADVCHGGICNGAELFDYGTRKLDQRNEEFKTNQSGVSSRQKVPADRLNTPRHHPPEGEQEPVSIEGFKRNRKRKKTSWKDSFWRFAKS
- the LOC120430036 gene encoding uncharacterized protein LOC120430036 isoform X2 encodes the protein MAEPLLQQQQMFVMEAFATVRSYLITGHGSLINEMKNSKQINPESPVDKRYRRTD